A single genomic interval of Apis cerana isolate GH-2021 linkage group LG14, AcerK_1.0, whole genome shotgun sequence harbors:
- the LOC108000999 gene encoding uncharacterized protein LOC108000999, with protein sequence MSSVKTSVNMKHLLLFIAIALLGLSLVGALSSEYSSISSDSSSREKRSPDDAGPPHGPPPHGPPPPGPPPSGPPPSGLPYEDDVIDQGTQGLSNLEESRSKRAAQNMPMPGGMGDMGGGMGGGMGGSVGGSIGGGAGGGAGGGASRLRSKRAAQNMPMPGGMGDMGGGMGGSVGGSFGGGVGGGAGGGASRLRSKRAAQSPMRGSMDEMGGDVPNRPSQVRSRRAAQNPAMPGGSGGMGGGVEGGVSMGVNFGAGAKAGAGGSSAN encoded by the exons ATGTCCAGTGTCAAAACGTCGGTGAACATGAAGCATCTTCTTCTCTTCATCGCCATTGCTCTCCTCGGCCTCTCC ttGGTCGGAGCATTGTCGTCCGAATACTCGAGCATTTCTAGCGATAGCAGCAGTCGGGAGAAACGTAGCCCTGACGATGCTGGCCCTCCTCACGGTCCACCTCCGCACGGTCCACCTCCGCCCGGACCTCCTCCGTCTGGACCTCCTCCGTCGGGGCTCCCTTATGAAGATGACGTAATCGATCAGGGAACTCAAGGATTGTCGAATCTGGAGGAATCGAGGAGCAAGAGAGCCGCTCAAAACATGCCTATGCCGGGTGGTATGGGCGACATGGGAGGTGGAATGGGAGGTGGGATGGGAGGTAGCGTTGGAGGTAGCATTGGAGGTGGCGCGGGAGGTGGTGCAGGAGGTGGCGCGTCTCGGTTGAGGAGCAAGAGAGCCGCTCAAAACATGCCTATGCCGGGTGGTATGGGCGACATGGGAGGTGGGATGGGAGGTAGCGTTGGAGGTAGCTTTGGAGGTGGCGTTGGAGGTGGCGCGGGAGGTGGCGCGTCTCGATTGAGGAGCAAGAGAGCGGCTCAAAGTCCTATGCGAGGAAGTATGGACGAGATGGGAGGCGACGTGCCAAATAGGCCGTCTCAAGTGAGAAGTAGAAGAGCGGCGCAAAATCCTGCTATGCCAGGAGGAAGCGGCGGTATGGGAGGTGGTGTGGAAGGTGGAGTTAGCATGGGTGTTAACTTTGGAGCTGGCGCGAAAGCTGGTGCTGGTGGAAGTTCGG caAACTAG